The Estrella lausannensis genomic sequence CCCTTCAGGCCTTAACGTCAGCGATCTGTCTCCCTTATCCTGGAAGGTGTACATTTCCTTGCTAACGATGTCGGTTCCTTCGCCAACGCCTCTTAGAAAGAGTTCGGTTTTTTCAAAAATCGGTGTCCGAATTTCCTGGTAGCCCCACTCGGCCGCCGTTTCGCGTATTGTAGCTTCTACAAAATTCCAGAGATAGGAAGAGCGCCAGAGTTCGTTTTCGTCCAAGGGAATGATGTCAAAGACGCCGGGGGGAAGTGAAATGTTCATGATCAACCTAATTTTTGACGGTAATATGTTACTTTAAAAGGGGATATGAGTAAAGAAGAGAGAGTCGGACGTTTCTCATCTTAGGCCTATCCCCATTATACCGAAAGTGTCCTAAATTTTGAGACTCTTTCGCTCAGCTGCAAAGGGAGAAATAAGTTCAAATTCAGCCCTATGTTCGGGCATACCTGTAGAAGGATTAGCTATGTTTTTTTTAATTTAGCTCAGCATACCTTCGGGTGAACTCATCGAGGTAGTAATTTTGCTCTTCCAGATCAAAAATCCAGGCCTCTTTCATTGCCTGCGAGAGCTTTTCTCGGGTATCGGGGGTGAAAACGTCGCTTTCGTCATCAAAGCTGCGGAGAAGGATAAAATCGTTGAGTTTATCGACAACGGCGCCTTTGACCTGATTTTGGAACGCAATGATCAGCTGAGGGTCTTCTGAAGGATCGCAAGAGAAGTACGAAGCAGCCTTGCTGATGGCGTCAAAGAGAGGGCTGAAGTTGGACGCGGCCTCTATCTCCAGAATCGCCTTTTTCCCCTCTTCCGGCAAGCTGCAGTTAGTGGAGGTTTCCTGTCCTTGAGTTGAGAAGAGCTCGTTGGCAGCCAGACTTCTCAATCCCGACTTTTCCACATAGTCCAAAAATTCGCTCAAAGGAATATTTTTGTGGCTTCCGTAAATTTGATACAATTTGCGCATGATGGAGACATTCGTTTGCTCGATCTTTTCCGTCAAAGCGATCGCTTTTTGTTGCAAATCTTCGATTGTGTAAGAGCCTGGCTCTTCAATCTCGTGAGAGATCATCAGATCCAGTTCGGAGTGAATTTTTTCAAGTTCACCCCTGCGTTGATTGGAGAGATTGTTGAGTTCGGTGTAGAGGGGGGAGGCGAGTTCCATTTCACGCCGGTAGGAATTAAGCGGTCTCTGGGAGGTCGCTTCTCCGATCAGGGCGACGGCGGCAGCCCGTGCGGCCTTCAAGGGATCGAGTTCGCTCTCTTGACGCAGCCCGTCTGTCGGTCTGAGATCTTCATCGTCGATAAGATAACTGGTGGTTTTGTTACTTTTTTCATCGTAGTCGATGTAGGCGAGCAGGAAATCTTCTCCCTGGACGATCGAGGATATTGCCATTTTGGCTTTTTCAGCGTGTTCTTTTCCTTTTGTGGTGTACATGACAGCAAAAGGGAGTTTGGCGATGGAGCGAAGCACCTCTTTGAGTTTACGCATCTCGCTTGAGTTAGTCGGTTTGGACAATGCTTCTACAGCTTCCGACATGATACGGTCGCCGACGCGACTGTAGCGGGGGCTGTTGTAGATGTAGTTTTCAGCTCCGGGATATTTTACCTTTAGTCTCTCTGGTGTTTTGAAGCCGTTGTGGTTGTCTTTATCGGCCAGAAGATCCATTGGGATGATTTGTGCACGGTTGAGGATGCGGGCAACATCATCGCTGCCGGGGCTGTGCAGTTGGTCGGGGTCAATGAGCAGTCTGTTTAAGGCCTTTAGATCGTTGATTCTGCGCAGTGTCATCATGGCTGAGTCCACAACAATCGAATCGGGAGTGGTTAAATAGTGAAAAAGGCTTGGCTCGGGCTGGGCAATGATCACAAAACGGGAGTTGTCTCTGTTGGTGTAGATGCGCAAGAGATAATCGTCATTCAATTTTCCATTACCCTCAAGCCTCAGTTGGGCTTCGTGATGCGGAGAGAGGGAGGCCGCTACGCTGGATTTTAAGAATTGGGGATTTGACCAGTTGTGCTGGTGAGGAATTATGTGGTGAATCTGCGCATAGGTCATTGCCAGGGCAATATCTGAGACGCTTCTGGAAACTTCAATGACCCTTTTTTCACTCTCGTGATTGAATTTCCACAGTGATCCGCCGATGAGTAAAAAGAGAAGGAGAGTCGCGATCGCGAACGTGATGAAGATTATTTTCAGCTGAGGTCTAAGTGCGCTGATGATTTTTTTGACTGGTTTGTCCTCTGACTTCGGCTGGGTAGCTCCTGCTCTTGGGGGAGGTGATGTTTTAAAGGGGAGGGGCTCATGCTCGTTATCACTGAGATCTAAAATGAGTGTTTTCTTTGTCGGTTCCGCCTCTTGAGGAGGAGTCTTATGGGCTGCCTGTGTCGATTCCGCCTGCAAGATGTCTCGCTCGGCGGGCATGTTTTGCGGGGGATCACTCGTTTCGGCATGGCTTCCCCTGAATTCATTTTCGATCTCCTGCCACTCTTCCAAGAGGGCTTCCATTTCGGCAGGGTCCATCTCTTTGGAGGAGTCTTTCGCTGCGAGATCGTTCAAAGCGTCCATATCAAGCGGGTAATCCTCCGAGGAGTCTCTCTGAAGGGGAAGATCTTCTCTCTCAGGGTGGTCTTCAGGGTGGGCCTCCTCAGGCTCATCGGCGGTTGCCGCTCTTTCGATAGCCTCTTCGACGATTCCGGCCAGATTTCCTTTTGTGCTGAAAAGTGGGAATTCCTGGTAGGATTGGCCTTCTTTTGTAAGGGCTCCCTCAAAGATGATCATGGTGTCACCTACCACAATGACATCTTGATCTTTAATAATCCTCTTGCCGAAGGGAAGGTCGTTTAGGGTGGCAAAGGGGTCGTTTGCTAAATTTTTGACAATGAATCGATCTTCTTCTTCCGTGATGAGAAGGTGGGTGGGCTCGAACCGACTTTCGGGTAAACTTAAATCGCAGGTGTATTCTCTGGAAGAGCCGATCAGCACTTCCTTTTTATAAAAGGTATAAGTTTCGTTTCGCGCTTTGCTCTTAACGGTGAATTTGATCATGAGTCCATTTCTGGCAGGAGTTTACCTTTTTATAACCCCCGCTTTTCTAGCACATTTCTCACCTACCGGTCAACTGGCGAATTCCCCTTTTGCATCGCTGGAATTCAAGAGGCCGCCCACAAACTGAAGTTGTATGATTTGTTTACGCCCTAGGGCTATACCGAAAGTATTTAAAATTGGGTTGTTGGCAACGAGCGAGCTCCCTTTGATTGAAAGATTGCAAGAGCCCTAATATTAAAAGTGTGAGGTGACCTATGATTTTTCAATTGGAGTAGCAAAGCATGCTGATTTGAGTTTTGGGCAGTCTCTCACAGGTTTGGCCCTCCCGTGTGGACTGTTTGACCAGGAACTAGCTTCTGGTAGAGGTGGGGATTTGGTGAGCGTTGGTGAATAGGAGTTTGATATATATTAAACGTTCATTGTGTTATTCCAATTCAGTTTCTGTCCTGGTGAAGCCTTGACTTGAGAAATATTATGTAAGTGGTTAATAATTGCGGTTTTGTGTTTTGGTTATTCTCCCAGAGAGTCAGGTTTCCCGTGCGTGATGTTCTATGGAATGGTCGATCAAAGAAGAATCTTTAAAAGAAGCTTGAATGAAAGGCTTTTAAAAATTTTTTATGTGTGAAATCTATCTGCCGATTCTGTAAAATGCCAAGCGGCGGCAATTAGATGTGTCGATGGATTGAAACTGCTGCTGGCTATGGAAACCGGGCCATCGTTGTAGGAGGCGGCATGAACCTTGTTTGTTGCCGCTCCGGAGTGCCTTAGATATGATCCTTTCTCGGGTGGAGTATGCTCGCGCAAGGAAAAAAGGCAAATTGAGTAATGTTTTCCAAAAAATCGACGAAGTCACGTCCGGTAAAGGCTCTTCACATTCAGAGAGCGCCTTTTTCCACAGTTTCTTCAATCGGGAAGTTATAGGAGTCGTCAATGACATCAATACTTAACGTTTTCAAGCCGGATCCCTATCTGCCGGAGATCCAGGATGAGAACAAAGTCAAATCGATGTATCAATACTGGAGGATTCGCATCCTCTATTCAATGTTCATTGGCTATGCTCTTTACTATTTCACGCGGAAAAGTTTTATTTTTGCCCAGCCTGGAATTATCGAAGATCTCCATTTTACTAAAGGGCAGCTTGGCTACATCAGCTCTGTTTTTTCCATTTCCTATGGGCTCAGCAAATTTTTAAGCGGTATTTTGTCCGACAGATCCAATCCCCGTTACTTTATGGCGTTTGGGCTTTTCATGACGGGTGTTGCCAATATCTTTTTTGGCCTCTCCTCGTCGTTCATTGTTTTCGCCATCTTCTGGGGTCTTAACGGCTGGTTCCAGGGTTTTGGCTGGCCGCCCTGCGCCCGCTTTCTCACACACTGGTACTCGCAGTCGGAAAGGGGATCGTGGTGGTCGACCTGGAACGTTTCGCACAATGTCGGTGCTTTCATGATCCCTTGGGTTGTAGGCGGCGCTTTGCAGTATCTCGACTGGAGATATGCCATGTACATACCCGGCGTCATCTGTATCGCCGGCAGCCTGTTTTTGATAAATCGCTTGAGGGACACTCCCCAATCGCTTGGGTTGCCTCCGATTGAAAAATTCAGGCAAGACTGGGTCGGTGCAAGCAAGTCTGAGGTCGAACACGAGCATGAACTGTCGACCCGCGAGATCCTAATGGATCACGTTCTTAGAAATCCCTACATCTGGCTGCTTGCGGCATCCTATTTCTTTGTCTATGTTGTCCGTACCGGAGTTAACGACTGGTCGGCTATCTACCTGATCGAAGAGAAAGGGTACACGAAACTCGGCGCTAATGGAACAGTGTCCCTGTTTGAAGTGGGGGGATTTGTCGGCAGCTTAGCTGCTGGGTGGTCTTCCGATTACCTGTTCAAAGCGATGCGAGGGCCGGTCAACGTGATTTTTGCGGTGCTGGTTCTTTTATCAATTCTTCTTTTCTGGTACGCTCCTACCAGCGTGCCCTACATCGATTCGGTTTCCATATTCCTGCTTGGAGTGACGATTTTCGGCCCTCAGATGCTGATCGGGGTGCATGCCGCTGAACTTGCTCATAAAAAGGCAGCAGCGACGTCGACAGGTTTTATCGGCCTGATGGCGTACATTGGTGCCGCGACTGCCGGAGGCCCCCTGGGCTCGATCATCGAGTCGTTCGGATGGGAATCTTTCTTCATCTGTATGGCCGGCTGCAGCGCGATTTCCATTTTCTTCCTGCTTCCTCTGTGGGGCGTAAGGGAAGTAAAACATTAATCGAAAGTAAAAGAGCCAAAACATGTCTGCTCCTTCCCTCTGGGTACCCTTGCGCGTACACTCGCAATACTCCATCCTGGACGCATCGTCCTCTGCCAAGGAGATTGCTAAAAAGGCGGCGAAAAATGGATTTTCCCACGTCGCACTGACCGACCATGCCAATCTTTACGGAGCGGTTGAATTCTACAAAGAGTGTAAAGAACAGAAGATTGCCGCGATCATCGGCTGCGATTTTTATGAAGCGCCTCTTCAGAGAGGGCTTAAGAAAATGGATCCGACGGGCAGGGCGGCTTTTTCCCTGGTTCTCTTGGCCAAGGACAATAAAGGCTACAGGAACCTCTGCAAGCTAAGTTCTCTGGGGTTTTTAGAAGGATTCTATTACTGCCCCCGCATTGATCGTGAGGCCATTTCAGAATACAAAGAAGGGCTGATTTGCCTTGTGGGGGGCATGGACTCAAGGCTTGCCTACGAGTATTTCTCTGGAACGCCTGAATCGTTCAAGGCAGCTGCACTTTGGTATCTGGAGCTTTTTGGAGAAGACTTGTTCTTCGAAGTCCAACGCCACCGCATGAGGGAAGAAGATATTGCCAGAGACGGCCTGAGGGAAGAGGCGTGGGTTCTCAAGCAGCATCTGGATTTTGTCGAAAAGCAGGAACGATTGAACAAGGCCATCGTAGATCTTGCAAAAGAGCTCAATGTTCCCGTTGTTGCCACCAATGACAGCCACTACATGGAGCGCGCCGACTGGAAAGCCCATGAGATTCTCATCAACGTCCAGTCAGGTGAGCCGTGCGAGATCTGGGAAAGAGACTCTCTTGGAAACCCCAAGTGGCGCGTTCCCAATCCCAAGAGAAAGACCTACCCTTCCCACGAGTTCTACTTCAAGTCCGCCGAAGAGATGGCAGCCCTTTTCTCCGATATGCCTGAAGCTCTTCAAAACACACTGGAAGTGGCTAAACGGTGCAAGGTGGAGATTGATTTAAAAACGAAGCACTACCCTGTCTACTTGCCCCCGGCGCTGGAAGGCAAGTCGCCGACCGATGAAGAGCGTGCCCGCGAGGTGGAAAAGTTTTTATGGGACCTTTGCCGGGAAGGAATCAAGAACCGTTACACACCCGAGAGGCTTGCCAAAGTTGCGGAGGTCTGTCCAGGAAAGGATCCTTTGCAGGTCGTGGAAGACAGGCTTAAGCTTGAAATGAGCATCATTGCCCCCAAGGGGATGTGTGACTATCTTTTGATCGTATGGGACTTTATCAACTGGGCAAAGCGAAACGGTATTCCGGTAGGCCCTGGAAGGGGATCGGGTGCCGGTTCCATCGTTCTTTACCTGATCGGTATCACCGATATCGAGCCCCTCCGGTTTCATTTGTTCTTCGAAAGGTTTATCAATCCCGAGAGGATATCCTATCCTGATATCGACGTCGATATCTGCATGGATCGCAGGGATGAGGTAATCCAGTACACGCTGAATAAATACGGCAAGGAGAACGTAGCGCAGATTATAACCTTCGGCACGATGAAAGCTAAGATGGTTATCAAGGATGTCGGAAGGGTTCTTAGCGTTCCCCTGCAAAAGGTCAACGAGATTGCTAAACTGATTCCTGAGGATATCGGGATCACTCTGGAGGGAGCTCTTGAGAAAGATCCGGAGCTTGCCAAATTATGCGAAGAGGATGAAGAGGCCAGAAAGATCATAGACCTCGGTCGTAAGCTGGAAGGGTCCATTAGGAACACGGGCATCCATGCCGCCGGACTTATCATCA encodes the following:
- the pgtP gene encoding MFS transporter, whose amino-acid sequence is MTSILNVFKPDPYLPEIQDENKVKSMYQYWRIRILYSMFIGYALYYFTRKSFIFAQPGIIEDLHFTKGQLGYISSVFSISYGLSKFLSGILSDRSNPRYFMAFGLFMTGVANIFFGLSSSFIVFAIFWGLNGWFQGFGWPPCARFLTHWYSQSERGSWWSTWNVSHNVGAFMIPWVVGGALQYLDWRYAMYIPGVICIAGSLFLINRLRDTPQSLGLPPIEKFRQDWVGASKSEVEHEHELSTREILMDHVLRNPYIWLLAASYFFVYVVRTGVNDWSAIYLIEEKGYTKLGANGTVSLFEVGGFVGSLAAGWSSDYLFKAMRGPVNVIFAVLVLLSILLFWYAPTSVPYIDSVSIFLLGVTIFGPQMLIGVHAAELAHKKAAATSTGFIGLMAYIGAATAGGPLGSIIESFGWESFFICMAGCSAISIFFLLPLWGVREVKH
- a CDS encoding FHA domain-containing protein produces the protein MIKFTVKSKARNETYTFYKKEVLIGSSREYTCDLSLPESRFEPTHLLITEEEDRFIVKNLANDPFATLNDLPFGKRIIKDQDVIVVGDTMIIFEGALTKEGQSYQEFPLFSTKGNLAGIVEEAIERAATADEPEEAHPEDHPEREDLPLQRDSSEDYPLDMDALNDLAAKDSSKEMDPAEMEALLEEWQEIENEFRGSHAETSDPPQNMPAERDILQAESTQAAHKTPPQEAEPTKKTLILDLSDNEHEPLPFKTSPPPRAGATQPKSEDKPVKKIISALRPQLKIIFITFAIATLLLFLLIGGSLWKFNHESEKRVIEVSRSVSDIALAMTYAQIHHIIPHQHNWSNPQFLKSSVAASLSPHHEAQLRLEGNGKLNDDYLLRIYTNRDNSRFVIIAQPEPSLFHYLTTPDSIVVDSAMMTLRRINDLKALNRLLIDPDQLHSPGSDDVARILNRAQIIPMDLLADKDNHNGFKTPERLKVKYPGAENYIYNSPRYSRVGDRIMSEAVEALSKPTNSSEMRKLKEVLRSIAKLPFAVMYTTKGKEHAEKAKMAISSIVQGEDFLLAYIDYDEKSNKTTSYLIDDEDLRPTDGLRQESELDPLKAARAAAVALIGEATSQRPLNSYRREMELASPLYTELNNLSNQRRGELEKIHSELDLMISHEIEEPGSYTIEDLQQKAIALTEKIEQTNVSIMRKLYQIYGSHKNIPLSEFLDYVEKSGLRSLAANELFSTQGQETSTNCSLPEEGKKAILEIEAASNFSPLFDAISKAASYFSCDPSEDPQLIIAFQNQVKGAVVDKLNDFILLRSFDDESDVFTPDTREKLSQAMKEAWIFDLEEQNYYLDEFTRRYAELN